Proteins encoded within one genomic window of Lagenorhynchus albirostris chromosome 9, mLagAlb1.1, whole genome shotgun sequence:
- the DDB1 gene encoding DNA damage-binding protein 1, with protein MSYNYVVTAQKPTAVNGCVTGHFTSAEDLNLLIAKNTRLEIYVVTAEGLRPVKEVGMYGKIAVMELFRPKGESKDLLFILTAKYNACILEYKQSGESIDIITRAHGNVQDRIGRPSETGIIGIIDPECRMIGLRLYDGLFKVIPLDRDNKELKAFNIRLEELHVIDVKFLYGCQAPTICFVYQDPQGRHVKTYEVSLREKEFNKGPWKQENVEAEASMVIAVPEPFGGAIIIGQESITYHNGDKYLAIAPPIIKQSTIVCHNRVDPNGSRYLLGDMEGRLFMLLLEKEEQMDGTVTLKDLRVELLGETSIAECLTYLDNGVVFVGSRLGDSQLVKLNVDSNEQGSYVVAMETFTNLGPIVDMCVVDLERQGQGQLVTCSGAFKEGSLRIIRNGIGIHEHASIDLPGIKGLWPLRSDPNRETDDTLVLSFVGQTRVLMLNGEEVEETELMGFVDDQQTFFCGNVAHQQLIQITSASVRLVSQDPKALVSEWKEPQGKNISVASCNSSQVVVAVGRALYYLQIHPQELRQISHTEMEHEVACLDITPLGDSSGMSPLCAIGLWTDISARIAKLPSFELLHKEMLGGEIIPRSILMTTFESSHYLLCALGDGALFYFGLNTETGLLSDRKKVTLGTQPTVLRTFRSLSTTNVFACSDRPTVIYSSNHKLVFSNVNLKEVNYMCPLNSDGYPDSLALANNSTLTIGTIDEIQKLHIRTVPLYESPRKICYQEVSQCFGVLSSRIEVQDTSGGTTALRPSASTQALSSSVSSSKLFSSSTAPHETSFGEEVEVHNLLIIDQHTFEVLHAHQFLQNEYALSLVSCRLGKDPNTYFIVGTAMVYPEEAEPKQGRIVVFQYSDGKLQTVAEKEVKGAVYSMVEFNGKLLASINSTVRLYEWTTEKELRTECNHYNNIMALYLKTKGDFILVGDLMRSVLLLAYKPMEGNFEEIARDFNPNWMSAVEILDDDNFLGAENAFNLFVCQKDSAATTDEERQHLQEVGLFHLGEFVNVFCHGSLVMQNLGETSTPTQGSVLFGTVNGMIGLVTSLSESWYNLLLDMQNRLNKVIKSVGKIEHSFWRSFHTERKTEPATGFIDGDLIESFLDISRPKMQEVVANLQYDDGSGMKREATADDLIKVVEELTRIH; from the exons ATGTCGTACAACTACGTGGTAACGGCACAGAAGCCCACCGCCGTGAACGGCTGCGTGACCG GACACTTTACTTCAGCTGAAGACTTGAACCTGTTGATTGCCAAAAATACGAGATTAGAGATCTATGTGGTCACTGCTGAGGGGCTTCGACCCGTCAAGGAGGTGGGCATGTATGGGAAGATTGCTGTCATGGAGCTTTTCAGGCCCAAG GGGGagagcaaggacctactgtttatCCTGACAGCTAAGTACAATGCCTGCATCTTGGAGTATAAGCAGAGTGGCGAGAGCATTGACATCATAACGCGAGCTCATGGCAATGTCCAG GACCGAATTGGCCGCCCCTCAGAGACAGGCATTATTGGCATCATTGACCCTGAGTGCCGAATGATTGGCCTGCGACTCTATGATGGCCTTTTCAAGGTTATTCCACTAGACCGGGACAATAAAGAGCTCAAGGCCTTTAACATCCGCCTGGAGGAGTTGCATGTTATTGACGTCAAGTTCCTATATGGTTGCCAAGCACCTACCATCTGCTTTGTCTACCAG GACCCTCAGGGGCGGCACGTAAAAACCTATGAGGTGTCTCTCCGAGAGAAGGAGTTCAATAAGGGCCCTTGGAAACAGGAAAACGTAGAAGCTGAAGCTTCCATGGTGATTGCAG TCCCAGAGCCTTTTGGGGGCGCCATAATCATTGGACAGGAATCAATCACCTATCACAACGGTGACAAATATCTGGCGATTGCCCCTCCCATCATTAAG CAAAGCACAATTGTGTGTCACAATCGCGTGGACCCCAATGGCTCCCGCTATCTGCTGGGAGACATGGAAGGCCGGCTCTTCATGCTGCTTTTGGAGAAGGAGGAACAGATGGATGGCACCGTAACCCTCAAGGATCTCCGAGTGGAACTCCTTGGGGAG ACCTCTATTGCTGAGTGCTTGACATACCTTGATAACGGTGTTGTGTTTGTCGGGTCTCGCCTTGGTGACTCCCAGCTTGTGAAG ctcaATGTTGACAGCAATGAACAAGGCTCCTATGTAGTGGCCATGGAAACCTTTACCAATTTAGGACCCATTGTGGACATGTGTGTGGTGGACCTGgagaggcaggggcagggacAG CTGGTCACTTGCTCTGGGGCTTTCAAGGAAGGCTCTTTGCGGATCATCCGGAATGGAATTGGAATCCACGAGCATGCCAGCATTGACTTGCCAGGCATCAAAG GCTTATGGCCCCTGCGGTCTGATCCTAATCGGGAGACTGATGACACTTTGGTGCTCTCTTTTGTGGGCCAGACAAG AGTTCTCATGTTAAACGGAGAGGAAGTGGAAGAAACTGAACTGATGGGTTTTGTGGACGATCAGCAGACTTTCTTCTGTGGCAATGTGGCTCATCAGCAACTCATCCAG atcACTTCAGCATCTGTGAGGTTGGTCTCTCAAGACCCCAAAGCTCTCGTCAGTGAGTGGAAGGAGCCTCAGGGCAAGAACATCAGTGTGGCCTCCTGCAATAGCAGCCAGGTAGTAGTAGCCGTGGGAAGGGCCCTCTACTACCTGCAGATCCATCCTCAGGAGCTCCGACAGATCAG CCACACAGAGATGGAACACGAAGTGGCCTGCTTGGACATCACCCCTTTAGGGGACAGCAGTGGAATGTCCCCTCTTTGTGCTATTGGTCTCTGGACAGACATCTCAGCCCGAATCGCGAAGCTGCCCTCTTTTGAGCTACTGCACAAAGAGATGCTGGGTGGAG AGATCATTCCTCGTTCTATCCTGATGACCACCTTTGAGAGTAGCCACTACCTCCTTTGTGCCTTGGGAGATGGGGCGCTTTTCTACTTTGGGCTCAACACTGAGACAG GCCTGTTGAGCGACCGTAAGAAGGTGACTCTGGGCACCCAGCCCACCGTATTGAGGACTTTCCGTTCTCTTTCTACCACCAACGTCTTTGCTTGCTCTGACCGCCCCACTGTCATCTACAGCAGCAACCACAAATTGGTCTTCTCCAATGTCAACCTCAAGGAGGTGAACTACATGTGTCCCCTCAACTCAGATGGCTACCCTGACAG CCTGGCACTGGCCAACAACAGCACCCTCACCATTGGCACCATTGACGAGATACAGAAGCTGCATATTCGTACGGTTCCCCTCTATGAATCTCCCAG GAAGATCTGCTACCAGGAGGTGTCCCAGTGCTTCGGGGTCCTCTCCAGCCGTATTGAAGTCCAGGACACGAGTGGCGGCACAACTGCTCTGAGGCCCAGCGCCAGCACCCAG GCCCTGTCCAGCAGCGTCAGCTCCAGCAAGCTGTTCTCCAGCAGCACAGCCCCTCACGAGACCTCCTTTGGAGAAGAGGTGGAGGTGCATAACCTCCTTATCATTGACCAGCACACCTTTGAAG TGCTCCACGCCCACCAGTTCCTGCAGAACGAGTATGCCCTCAGCCTGGTCTCCTGCAGGTTGGGCAAAGACCCCAACACGTACTTCATCGTGGGCACGGCCATGGTGTACCCTGAAGAGGCGGAGCCCAAGCAGGGTCGTATTGTGGTCTTTCAGTATTCAGATG GAAAACTACAGACTGTGGCTGAAAAGGAGGTGAAAGGGGCTGTGTACTCTATGGTGGAATTTAACGGGAAGTTGTTAGCCAGCATCAACAGCACG GTGCGGCTTTACGAGTGGACGACGGAGAAGGAGCTCCGCACCGAGTGCAACCACTACAACAACATCATGGCCCTGTACCTGAAGACCAAGGGCGACTTCATCCTGGTGGGCGACCTGATGCGCTCGGTGCTGCTGCTGGCCTACAAGCCAATGGAGGGCAACTTCGAAGAG ATTGCTCGAGACTTTAACCCCAACTGGATGAGTGCTGTGGAAATCTTGGATGATGACAATTTCCTGGGGGCTGAAAATGCCTTTAACTTGTTTGTGTGTCAGAAGGATAG CGCTGCCACCACTGACGAGGAGCGGCAGCACCTCCAGGAGGTTGGGCTCTTCCACTTAGGCGAGTTTGTCAACGTCTTTTGCCACGGCTCTCTGGTCATGCAGAATCTGGGCGAGACCTCCACCCCTACCCAGGGCTCGGTGCTCTTCGGCACGGTCAACGGCATGATTG GCCTGGTGACCTCACTGTCAGAGAGCTGGTACAACCTCTTGTTGGACATGCAGAATCGACTCAATAAAGTCATCAAAAGTGTGGGCAAGATTGAACACTCCTT CTGGAGATCCTTTCATACTGAACGGAAGACAGAACCAGCCACAGGCTTCATCGATGGGGACTTGATTGAGAGCTTCCTGGACATCAGCCGGCCCAAGATGCAGGAGGTTGTGGCAAACCTGCAG TATGACGATGGCAGTGGAATGAAGCGAGAAGCCACTGCGGATGACCTGATCAAGGTTGTGGAGGAGTTAACTCGGATCCATTAG